The nucleotide sequence CTTGTTGACGGCGAGCTAGTGAAGCACTGAATGTAATTACGCCAATTGCGGAGTTCAGAGTACATTGTATGAATACCATTCATACGAAGGCGTGGCTTCACGATAACACAATCTGCATTTTCTCATTTATCACTTGCTGCTAGGAATGATAGAAAAATCGCCTTTCTCggatgtgaaaaaatgaatgattatgtagaatgaaaatggaaaatttaacaCAATCGtggagtattttttaaaaaacattttcttttaaataagaATGTggatttgattaaatttgaagaaggagggggggggataTACAAATTATGGCTAGTGAAATTTAAACTGacaaaatttatgaattaaGTAGatcatttaatttgaaaatttaccaaaattagaAATGATTCAAAAGTCAATACTTGATGAAGAGGAATTGAAtgcattcaaaatgaaataaaggcTGTGATCGTAAACTTACGTACTTACAAGATAATTACTTATAGGTAAATGTTTGGGAAGATAATACCCTCTGAATAGAGTTGTGATTTTTAATAGATTAATTCCTTCAGTCGACCAGAATCGATCATCCAAAAAATGCGTAGTTCAGATTAAGGATGGTGATATTGAATCGGATTTTTGGCAATACAGATCTTACACATTTTCTGGTATAGTGGTATAGTATGTTTGTGTGCAAAGCAATAAGTGATGATAGGACCATTTCAATCGCAAATTTGGTAAAACTTGACAACAGTTGTGGTATGGTGATTCCCTCAATAGTACTTATGTAAATGCGGTTTGATTCATGCCACCACTCAATGGCTAACGAGTTCTTTCTTCATTCCTACGTATTATTCGTGAATAAGTAAGGTAGAGTTTTGTTGAATACCCTGAGCATTTAATACATTTATAAATAACCTTCGTATTCCAGCCACATTTCACTACATGTGTTCCATCTAAACCATGTTCTCCACCAAAACCGCTTTCGCGAGTCGCCACACATATCTCTTGCACCCTTCTACACAGACATGAGACATACCATTTCCACCCTCACTGTACATATTCTTACTAAAAGCATTCATACACACACGTCACACACCCATTCTTCATCAGTCAGTAAGTTTCCTagaaaaatacagaaatagACACTCAATGCGATCATTTTTTAACTACCTACCCAATATAAATGATTTTACCTTACAAGTTACACAGTTCGTTCCGTCATCGGGACACacgttggtgaaaaaataaaaacactgtTGGTCATCAATAAATACGACTCTATTAGCAAAAGTTGTGTAGAAAGGAATTTGTGCATGTGCAACGTTGCCGCATTTAACCCTCGAGTAGTCGCATGTTGATTCTGGCGCTGGCGCACCACAGTCATGAGAagcgaaattgatttttttgatgtatGTACTCAAGTCGAAACAGGGCCGTAGAGAGGGGGGGCAAAGGGGGCAATTCGCCCCGGGCCCTCGTTTTTCAGAGGccctcattttttgagaaagctTATAATAAGTTGGCAATTGGCAATTTCAAATGTTCAGTGATTAACTGTCAACTCTGAAATTTGTAAGTTGTgtctaaaattgttgaaaaccactatttttcaaatgtactttcctaaaaaaaaaaaatcgccctcGCTCCACTCAGGCAATAGTTTCAACTTCTTTTCatgttcttgaattttgaaacactcttcaaaatcaaaatcgcaTTACTTGTCATACTTCTATACAATATAAATACCTCTTTTAAAAACCTACAGGATTGGTGAGAGgaggtgaaaattttgcttGGGGCCCTCAATTTTTTTGCCCCAGGCTCTCAGTGGCTCTCTATGAGCCTGAGTCGAAACAGGGTTGCGGAGCAGAACCTTattgtaagaaaatttttacagagTGGAACGGAACCTatcgcaaaatttgaaaaatttatggtaGTGAACCGGAATAACAATATGGGTTCCTTAATAACTCTCTGATATCTGAATACACAAAAATTGTTGACCTTTCATAAATGTTTCGCAAGATCGCAGTGTGAACAACAGGTGTTTTTGCTGAGATTATTCCTATGTCAATAAACTAGAACATTATAACAAAAGATCGTGAACGACATAAAGTAAACCATACATTGTACTTTGGATACAAATTTATCATTTCAgcattatcaaaattcaaacacaaaACAGTTGAAACACGGAAGTAGGTATTTGGCGGATAGTAAAACCTTGGACCTTCCAAATATTTTCTTATCAGAAATAGTGATTCTAACGACAAAATAGGGTACTTCAACGACATTTGTTAACGACAGTTCAGCATGACAAATTAAGTTAATACGATTATACAAACGACAATTCGATTTCATGTAACGACAAAAGAAAATAATGCAATCAATGTCAAAATAACCACCCAAATATCATCTCCTGGAAAAATAAGTGAttccccaccaaaaaaaaaattccagaaaaggaactcattttgtaatgaaaaaagaattttgtaaaaataaacataaactTTTAACATTTGAGaaatccttcattttttgaaagaactcCTTTTCAAGTCGATCTTgcagaaattgctgaaaattatgaaaaaaagttgtagtGTTTTTTAATTGCCAAggcaaaatgtgaaaaaacttttttttgggtcaaaattttcatctgctgttttttttttgctgaaattgtgaaCAAGTTTTACTCACCACCAAAAAGATCTTGCTTTTCATTCATTAAGCaataaatcttgatttttgttaaaactgcccaaaagtgtattaaaaaaagagtaatattttttgcaagacaaaaaagggcgtcatcatgacaaacattttttcattcataaaagatgaataaaTGACAACCAATGATGAGGTTCCACGCCAGATGAAGCCTGACaataaaatttatgaaggaCTAAGTATGATTTGAAAACAAGATAAGCAGTATTCTCGCCAAAATAATTTCACTCTCAACAGAAAATTATAGTTCAATTATGGTTAGAGTACAGACTTTACAgttatattttgtacaaattttgacaaaaaattaactgAGGGTTTCTATAAAcggcaattttttacatacctgctctgttttttttggtgtaattttaatatttattaaacgtttatttctgtTGCTAAATATCtctttttgatggaaaatttttgttgtgCATGGCCTTATATGACAGTTGAAAGTGATAAactgttgtgatttttttttatctgtcaTTCaatatatgtgacgcggcaggacaaaatcgaccttcgaacTGAAAATAAGATAAGGCCATGcacaacaaaaattttccatcaaaaagaGATATTTAGCAacagaaataaacgtttaataaatattaaaattacaccaaaaaaaacagagcaggtatgtaaaaaattgccgTTTATAGAAACCCTcagttaattttttgtcaaaatttgtacaaaatataacTGTAAAGTCTGTACTCTAACCATAATTGAACTATAATTTTCTGTTGAGAGTGAAATTATTTTGGCGAGAATACTGCTTATCTTGTTTTCAAATCATACTTAGtccttcataaattttattGTCAGGCTTCATCTGGCGTGGAACCTCATCATTGGTTGTCAtttattcatcttttatgaatgaaaaaatgtttgtcatgatgacgcccttttttgtcttgcaaaaaatattactctttttttaaatacacttttgggcagttttaacaaaaatcaagatttattGCTTAATGAATGAAAAGCAAGATCTTTTTGGTGGTGAGTAAAACTTGttcacaatttcagcaaaaaaaaaacagcagatgaaaattttgacccaaaaaaaagttttttcacattttgccTTGGCAATTAAAAAACactacaactttttttcataattttcagcaatttctgcAAGATCGACTTGAAAAggagttatttcaaaaaatgaaggatttCTCAAATGTTAAAagtttatgtttatttttacaaaattcttttttcattacaaaatgagttccttttctggaatttttttttttggtggggaaTCACTTATTTTTCCAGGAGATGATATTTGGGTGGTTATTTTGACATGGATTGCATTATTTTCTTTTGTCGTTACATGAAATCGAATTGTCGTTTGTATAATCGTATTAACTTAATTTGTCGTGCTGAACTGTCGTTAACAAATGTCGTTGAAGTACCCTATTTTGTCGTTAGAATCACTATTTCTGATAAGAAAATATTTGGAAGGTCCAAGGTTTTACTATCCGCCAAATACCTACTTCCGTGTTTCAACTGTtttgtgtttgaattttgataatgcTGAAATGATAAATTTGTATCCAAAGTACTATGTATGGTTTACTTTATGTCGTTCACGATCTTTTGTTATAATGTTCTAGTTTATTTGTTCGATGCTTCATGGGTAGTTGAATGAGCggcatttcagtttttgaacttTGTATTTTTGACCTAAGTGTAGGGTTATAGTGAAGCAGCTACTTGGCGACTTTGCTTTGCTCTGTTCTGCTTCACTTTATCCGTTAGCTGTACACCAAGTCTTTCGTCTTTCTGTTGGTTTGGTTCGAGGTTCGAGAATGCTGGAGCTGGAACATGAAATAGAAACGACTGTCAGAAGTGTCAGACTGTACTTCTGCCTTCTCGACGACGAGCAACCAACGACGCAACCAACGACGCGCGGCGTGGTTTATTCATAGCCTCAAGGTCATTCGATTATTTCCTCCCATCATGTTGCGCAGTATTATGTTCTCGTGTAGTTCTCATATGTATAAATTGAATTGAGAGTTGTGGCTGTCGCAGTCGGAGAAGAAGGACTAGTTTTTATTTCAGGTTAAGGACAGTGGGGACATGTAGCATTGGTATGCTTATGCTTATGCGAATAATGACACTTCACTATTTCGTATTCTGTATTTCGTTGAGATCTCGACTCTCGAAAATTGATTATACTGTTTCATTCCTAATGATAATAAGTAGATAAGAGATACCCAGCGTCGCGTCGGCGCATTGGACATGTAATCCGCAGTCGTGCTCTATTCTCCGCACACTGCGGTTGAATATTCTTGAATACACTTTTTAATGTTAATTTTGAACAGTCTTCAACTTTCAACGCACTtggttgaaacttgaaagtaaaGTTGACAACGTCTCTTGCTTTCTTTGTACGTCTCTGGGTCAACAGAATCACAATCTTTGCTTGTTTTGGTACACCTTGGTCAAAATCAGTGAAATTCCTATAGTGAACCTCCAAAAAGAgtgaaaatgacatttttgtttaaaatttttgttattggCTGTTTTCAAACTTGCAAGGAATTAAGCCTCattcatggaaatttttttgatctcatTTCAGTTATGTTGATGAAATAGCGTTTTTGTCAACTTCCTTCAGAGGTGCAATTAGGTACATAAGAATAATCACATTGGTATATTGTGCATGTATTTTACTCTGAAGTACAACAATATATTTCTAGTTTTTCTTTTATGTGATTTATCAGCACAGCAGAAATAGGGGGTTTCACGACAAAAAAAGgcattgtaacaaaaaaaaattgcatgataaAAGAATcatttcaccacaaaaaaagtttttgaaggaCAGTTCATGAACTTGAAGGACGATAATATTGCCCGACAGAATAATTTAATGCACGTTTATGTAATGTGTACATTTAATGTCAAATTGTATGTGCATGGCaaagaaataatattttttggacaGTCAtgttagcaaaaaaatcaagatttttgatagttttgaggATAAACAAGATCTTCCTGGTGGTTTTGATCAAGAAATCAAATcttgttcacaattttagctaaaaaaaaaaaacaacaacaacaacaattaaCAGTAGaactttctatcaatttttagtaatttggaCTACTTTTTcggaatttcacaaaaaaaaaacataataggaaaattttttcatcaaatagaaaactttggcagtttttgaaaaaaaaacaggatgtttggcagttttgtaaaaagcaaaatttatttggtaattctgaaaaaaagaaagacttgaaaattttgatcaaaaaaaccgaactctttcacaattttagcaactaaAAAAACCCACAagttattcataatttttagcaatttctgcaattgcaaaaatcaaattttattcattttttcttatgtCACAtgcaaaataatattgaaaGTTAGCCAAAAACTCCCTTTAAAAAGTGTGAACTTTATTGGAACCTcagtttttttcgttgaaaaattggaaaggTGGATACTGGAAAATAAAGTAGCGGAAAAATGTCGCGATAAGTTgtgaaaaagtcgcgaaaaataaaaatgtcgcGAAAGGTCGGGAAAAATGTCCTGATAAGTCGCAAAAAAATGGTCGCGAAAAGGGACGTGGCgaagtcacgatttttgaatacttattgaattttgataagaCACCatgtaaatgatgaaaattataatacTTACTTTTCTTGATAAGATGCAACAACAGCGTACATTGGACATTGGTATCTTCGAAACATGAAATACTTGTTGATTAATATTCTGTCTCAATCATATTATTTTGCATGTGCTTTGTAatggtacctaactacctagttataaataatatttgaaaatccagattggaatattttaaacaaatattaacttgaatttttcattttatgttaTAGGAGATGGAAGACTTTGATCTGAAAGCTGCCAGAGAAGAAATTGCCCGGGGAGCCTTCATTCGAATACCTCGTCTGAGTCAGGATGAAATAGATGCTCATACCAGGTACACCTATTAGTTTTTGAGCTGTTGTTACATTGACCttacttttttcatatttctttagTACAGAGCAtgaattttatacattttttcttatGTCACATGCAAACTATTGAAAGTTGGCCAAAACTCCCTAAAAGAAAGTGTTAAGTAACTTTATTGGAACCTCAGTTGTCAGTttctttcgttgaaaaattggaaaggTGGGTACTgagaaaaaaagtcgcgaaaagttgGGGAAAATGTCGCgataagttggaaaaataaaaatatcgcgaaaagttggaaaaataaaaatgtcgcgaaaagttggaaaaataaaaatgtcgcgaagattcagggtatctaacaggtagtgaaagtagtgaagaagtagtgaattttgttaaaaaggtagtgaaaaaatggaaatgcgttcttttttctcgatttcattcagtagaaaagagctcatttgtagACTTTTTTAGAGTTTGagttacacatttttgaaaactttgtcctcgcttcgctcgagctatTTGCTCTTTTTGCTCGTATGAACCTTAttgttttaattcaaaaaatgttccaagtttgaatcagaaaaatgaactccttTCTGCacgaagaaactttttttttgcttctcaaaacatgaatttctaaaaaatttcggcctcgcttcgctcgaactcgcttgtttttttttcagttttgaatttttccaaaaaaattatcatttgaatttcaaaattttgaagcaaaaagtAATGAACTTTCTTATAATCAAGTTAACTCGTCAcacaaaaaacataattatttttgatacctttcaaaatactgattttcgaaagcttttgctattttttttctcttttccgcaattaaaaaattccagacttgaaggagaaaaaagtttttatataCGTTGCATAAATATTAggcaaaattgtacctacttttcaaatggcaaaattgttattttatctcTTGCTTACGTTACTTTGAAACTCGccgtttcatttcgaaaaattggtatgaTTTTTCCCCAAGTGTCATTCAAAttatccatcaaatttttgtatattttttgaaaatttgtttcgttgaaaaaagtaaaatcaaaaattgaaatgattaaattatattttcgacgtacgcttgcttgaaaaaatcttgggatgtttgaattccaatgtaaaattttacctcACCCCCAGCTgctttttcttataaaatctcAAGTGTTTGTATGTAATgcattcttttgtttttttttcaaataattttgattgaaattaaaaaatgctttgTTCACtaaatttcttccaatttcaatgttttggaaatttttctgtgaaaaattttactctgtTGAGTCATTTTTGTGtgttgggggggaggggggtcgactggatagctttctgaaaatttgattgaaaaagagtaagtaagtaatggaaaaagtagtgattttttcaaaaaaaattccgttagataccacgaaatcaaaaaataaaaatgtcgcgaaaagttggaaaaaatgtcgtGATAAGTCGCGAAAAGTTGGAAAGATGCAGCCCTGTGAAGTcggaaaaaatttcgcgaaaaattggaaaaaatgttgcaaaaagtTGGGAAGATGTCGTgttaagttggaaaaaatgtcgcgaaaagttgcgaaaaatcagaaaaatgaaaatgtcgcaaaaaagttggaaaaattgaaataaaaatgtcgcgataagtctcaaaaaaatatcgcgaaaaGTTGGGAAGATGTCGTGTCAAGTcggaaaaaatgtctcaaaaaaaagttgcaaaaaatgtcgcgaaaaatcagaaaaatgaaaatgttgcaaaaagtTGTAAACATTGGAATAAAAATGTCGCGataagtctcaaaaaaaaatcgcgaaaagttGGGAAGATGTCGTGTTAAGTCGGaaaaaatgtcccaaaaagttgcaaaaaatgtcgcgaaaaatcagaaaaatgaaaatgtcgcaaaaagttggaaaaaattaaaattggaataaaaatgtcgcgaaaaaatatcgcaaaaagTTGGGAAGATGTCGTGTTAAGTCGGAAAAAATGTCGCGAAAAGTTGGGGAAAATGTtgcgaaaaatcagaaaaatgaaaatgtcgcgaaaagttggaaaaatatcgcgaaaaattggaaaaaatgtcatgaaaagTTGGGAAGATGTCGTGTTaagtcgaaaaaaatgtcgcgaaaaatcagaaaaatgaaaaagtcgcgaaaagttgaaaaaattggaataaaaatgtCGCAATAAGTTGGGAAGATGTCGTgttaagttggaaaaaatgtcgcgaaaaagtcgcgatttttgaatattgaattttgataagaCACCCtgcaaatgatgaaaatcacaaTAAATGAACTTACTTTCCTTGATAAGATGCAACAACAACTTACATGTTGGTATCTTCGAAATATGAAATACTTTTTGATTAATATTCTGTACCAATCAAAGGTCAATCACGATGTGTTGTTAAGATAACAATGTTTCGATTGGTTTGCGATTTATTTACCtctttctgttgtttttttttcagacctAAAAAACGACAAGCGAAAAAGAAGtatcattttctttctttcgatTTATCCGATGACGAAGACGATTTGTTCGGTATTTCCTATCCTCCGGCAAAAAAGTCGAGAAGGAACAAAGCGAATTCTGCGATTTCGCCATCTTCAGCGGAGCCGAGCAATGAAATAAAGAGAGTTACAAGAAAAAATTCGTCAAGTGACGCGCAGCGGAGAAATTCTTCCAACGATAAACCAGATGTTAAGGGAACCGGTGAGCCCAAATTGTTCGCTTCGTTCGATAAATTGAAACCGGTAGTGACAACTGAGGTTAGAGTATTGAAAAAACCCAAAGAAGAAGCGCCTTCTTACTCGGTACCTCTGAAGAACACCAATTTCGCACCTTCCGAGAATATCATCAAGAAAGTAGAACCTGCTGCAGATCCGAACagtaaagttggaaaaatcaggGTGAAAACCGCCGCCGAATTAGGCTCAACCGTTATATTTATCGACGATGATACTCAAATTCCTCCTGCTAATTCGACAACGACCTCGAGAGTTCCTTATTCCAAAAACTCGACGACGAATAGAAGTTCTTCCAAGGCTGACAACACCAAATCTGCGGCCAAGAATTCCTCCAACATGAACGAAACCCTGATCGCTGATTTATACGCGAAACTTTTCACCGTCAAAAATCAGACTAAAATCAGAAACGTTGCCGAAATACTGCAAAGCATCGcggaaaatattaaaaacaataaCGAAAGAGTTCAAGAAATCACCAACAATAAAGAGCTGACCGATGCTGAAAAGCTGATGAGACGATGTTTAGCATTCCAAGATctgaaaagaaaacaagaagAAAACGAGATGAAGTTGAAAGAGAAATTCGAATCGCTGATGGCGATTTTTGacgataataattttgaattactttTCCAGCTTTTCTTCTTGGGTATCTTGAAGATATTAATCGTCAGCGTGtcgtatttttataaaaaaggaacgattttcaaaaaattgattactttgCTGCATCAGTCCTTAACGAATAGCAAATTCAACGACGAACGAGTATTTAAATTATTAAGATCGAAAGATTTTCGCGAACGATGTAGTACGCTGGTAAAGTACATCGAAGATTACTGTAAAACGGAATCGTACAGCATGTTATTTTTATCAGACGCCGATAAAAATTTAATCCGAATTAAAAACCCTCCCGTCGCAAACGAGTCAACTGCAGCTGCAGAAAGAAATCCGTCTACGACGACGCAGCGGTATACCAGGCCAGAATTCACCAGCGTTCAGCAACGTGAGTCCTTTCTTTTAGATCTGCTAAAAGAATCAACGCCTTCGGCTTCTTCCACGGATCAGCAACAGCAATGGAAAACTTACGCTCCAGCTCAGAAACGAAACGTATCACATACGACTACCGTCAGTACGAGTAATTCTGTTCCTGCTTCGAATAATCCGCCGCCGAAAAGCAATACAACAACGTCCAGCGGAAACGGATACGtgaatagttttattttttccgaCGGGCAGATTAAACCCTTTCCTAATAACGTGATAAATATTCAAACAACAGAACCAAGCGGTAACGTTAGACCTACTAGACCTCCGAATGATTACCTGAATCATTTTCTAAATCGACCTGTTCCTGATGGTAATCCTGCCAATACCACATATCACATGAATACGCCTTACAATGCGCATAATAAGGTTCACCATGTGAATGGATTGAATGGAACTCATCTTCTGAGCACCAGTAacggaaatattgaaaatattcaacctGGTTCATTCGTGAACACGAACGGTATTC is from Planococcus citri chromosome 1, ihPlaCitr1.1, whole genome shotgun sequence and encodes:
- the LOC135831131 gene encoding uncharacterized protein LOC135831131 encodes the protein MEDFDLKAAREEIARGAFIRIPRLSQDEIDAHTRPKKRQAKKKYHFLSFDLSDDEDDLFGISYPPAKKSRRNKANSAISPSSAEPSNEIKRVTRKNSSSDAQRRNSSNDKPDVKGTGEPKLFASFDKLKPVVTTEVRVLKKPKEEAPSYSVPLKNTNFAPSENIIKKVEPAADPNSKVGKIRVKTAAELGSTVIFIDDDTQIPPANSTTTSRVPYSKNSTTNRSSSKADNTKSAAKNSSNMNETLIADLYAKLFTVKNQTKIRNVAEILQSIAENIKNNNERVQEITNNKELTDAEKLMRRCLAFQDLKRKQEENEMKLKEKFESLMAIFDDNNFELLFQLFFLGILKILIVSVSYFYKKGTIFKKLITLLHQSLTNSKFNDERVFKLLRSKDFRERCSTLVKYIEDYCKTESYSMLFLSDADKNLIRIKNPPVANESTAAAERNPSTTTQRYTRPEFTSVQQRESFLLDLLKESTPSASSTDQQQQWKTYAPAQKRNVSHTTTVSTSNSVPASNNPPPKSNTTTSSGNGYVNSFIFSDGQIKPFPNNVINIQTTEPSGNVRPTRPPNDYLNHFLNRPVPDGNPANTTYHMNTPYNAHNKVHHVNGLNGTHLLSTSNGNIENIQPGSFVNTNGIPKKVSKDNTWSNGPVNPSGLRSLLSNETPTDASRASNYSRFLEHYGATNLNLNTNNTASRGLPSMPRNNGWMG